The Erigeron canadensis isolate Cc75 chromosome 4, C_canadensis_v1, whole genome shotgun sequence genome window below encodes:
- the LOC122595163 gene encoding probable leucine-rich repeat receptor-like serine/threonine-protein kinase At3g14840 isoform X4, protein MSIHLDKSLRHLVLILTALLLLFEVANVQAQAQVGYLPPEEVNVLREIAQQLGKTDWNFSLNPCDNNSNWATPKSTARPLYNNTVVCDCSYPGDVCHVIYISLKGQDLKGVLPPSLAKLPYIKRIDLARNYLNGTIPPEWASTNLEYLSAIVNRLSGRIPTYLGNITSLVYLSLESNMFSGTVPAELGKLENLKNLVLNANNLSGELPVELNNLRNLEELRLSSNSFTGKIPSLESWKELRMLEMHASGMEGPIPASISFLSKLEELRISDLSGEGSPRFPDLIGMKNIKKLMLRSCNITGTVPDYLSQMSKLKHLDLSFNHLYGTIPDLSGQNDLQNMYLTGNFLNGTIPRWFIEGDNTRNRDLSYNRFSETSIPTFCYESRNLFRSYIGANESDIAKCLNRCFKDYKSVHINCGGTKITTVDKTYEADQDIAGAAKFYHSNDSWGFSSTGTVDLDKKIYNAYKYTANNVSILTMEDSELYTVARLSPLSITYYGRCLANGRYTVTLHFAEIVIRANESYQSLGRRIFDVYVQGTIYLKDFDITKEAGGVDKAVIKRKENVLVTNNTLEIRFQYAGKGTTVAPMKGVFGPLISAISMESELEGLDLQTGAFTYRQIKAATNNFADSNKLGEGGFGPVYKGALLDGTLIAVKQLSSKSKQGNREFVNEIGMIAGIRHPNVVRLHGCCVERKHLLLVYEYMENNSLAHALFEQDNTTTIQIDWPTRQRICIGVAKGLAFLHEESVIKMVHRDIKATNVLLDRDLTPKISDFGLAKLTEEENTHITTKVAGTIGYMAPEYALRGTLTYKADVYSFGVLALEIVAGKSNMKFRPNGDFICLLDWAVDLKERESLMDLVDPRLGNDLNKTEALRMVDIALLCTQKIPTLRPTMSEVVNMLEGTTKIMEPGIFITSSDDEYRLQALRMLDEVEYDEHVSFRKPTSSSSHDLYPKSQISYD, encoded by the exons atgtcgaTACATTTGGATAAAAGTTTAAGACATTTGGTCCTAATATTGACTGCACTACTTCTGTTATTTGAAGTAGCCAATGTACAAGCGCAAGCTCAAGTTGGATATCTTCCTCCAGAAGAAG TGAACGTTCTCCGTGAAATAGCGCAACAGTTGGGTAAAACGGATTGGAATTTCAGCTTAAACCCATGCGATAATAATTCCAACTGGGCAACTCCGAAGTCGACAGCCAGACCTCTTTATAACAACACAGTTGTGTGTGATTGCTCCTACCCTGGGGATGTTTGTCATGTTATCTACAT ATCTCTTAAGGGGCAAGATCTTAAAGGTGTTCTTCCACCGTCCTTGGCAAAGTTACCATACATCAAAAGAAT tGATTTGGCCCGCAATTACTTAAATGGAACCATACCGCCAGAATGGGCTTCGACCAATCTGGAATACTT GTCTGCTATTGTGAATCGCTTGTCAGGAAGGATTCCAACATATTTGGGCAACATTACCTCACTTGTTTATTT gaGTCTGGAGAGCAACATGTTCTCTGGAACAGTTCCAGCTGAGCTTGGAAAGTTAGAAAATCTCAAAAATCT GGTCCTTAATGCAAATAATCTCTCTGGTGAGTTGCCGGTGGAGCTTAATAATCTGAGAAACTTGGAGGAACT CCGACTAAGTAGCAACAGTTTCACTGGAAAAATCCCAAGCCTTGAAAGCTGGAAAGAACTTCGGATGTT AGAGATGCATGCTAGTGGCATGGAAGGACCAATTCCAGCCAGCATTTCATTCTTGAGCAAATTGGAAGAATT AAGAATCTCTGATTTAAGTGGAGAAGGTTCACCACGGTTTCCAGATCTAATTGGCatgaaaaacattaaaaagtt GATGTTGAGAAGCTGTAATATAACCGGGACGGTTCCTGATTATTTATCACAAATGTCCAAGCTGAAGCATCT TGATCTCAGTTTCAACCATCTGTATGGTACTATACCAGATCTAAGTGGACAAAATGATCTGCAAAATAT GTATCTTACTGGCAACTTCCTTAATGGTACCATTCCTCGTTGGTTCATAGAAGGAGACAATACGCG TAATAGAGATCTTTCATACAATCGCTTCAGTGAAACAAGTATTCCTACATTTTGTTATGAATCACG GAACTTATTCAGAAGCTACATTGGTGCGAATGAATC AGACATTGCAAAGTGCCTTAATCGTTGCTTCAAGG ACTACAAATCAGTTCATATCAATTGTGGCGGGACAAAAATTACTACCGTAGACAAGACTTATGAAGCAGATCAAGATATAGCTGGAGCAGCAAAGTTTTATCATTCAAATGATAGTTGGGGATTTAGTAGCACAGGAACTGTGGACCTAGATAAGAAAATATACAATGCATATAAATACACGGCAAATAATGTATCTATACTCACGATGGAAGACTCAGAACTTTACACGGTTGCTCGCCTCTCTCCACTGTCTATCACTTACTATGGTCGTTGCTTAGCAAACGGAAGGTATACGGTTACTCTACATTTTGCAGAGATTGTTATCAGGGCTAATGAATCTTACCAAAGTCTTGGAAGACGTATTTTTGATGTTTATGTCCAG GGAACTATTTATTTGAAGGATTTTGATATTACCAAAGAAGCGGGGGGTGTTGATAAGGCTgtaatcaaaagaaaagaaaatgttcTTGTGACTAATAATACGTTAGAAATTCGGTTTCAATATGCTGGAAAAGGTACGACGGTGGCCCCAATGAAAGGAGTGTTTGGACCTCTGATATCTGCCATTTCTATGGAGTCTG AACTGGAAGGATTGGATTTGCAGACTGGAGCATTTACATATAGACAAATTAAAGCTGCCACTAACAATTTTGCTGATTCAAATAAACTTGGGGAAGGCGGTTTTGGACCAGTTTACAAG GGTGCACTACTAGATGGAACTCTAATTGCTGTGAAGCAACTTTCTTCTAAATCAAAGCAAGGAAACCGTGAATTTGTCAATGAGATAGGCATGATAGCTGGTATCCGACACCCTAATGTTGTAAGGCTACATGGCTGTTGTGTGGAACGCAAGCACCTACTCCTTGTTTACGAGTACATGGAGAATAATTCTCTGGCGCATGCTCTTTTTG AGCAGGATAACACAACCACAATTCAAATTGATTGGCCTACAAGACAAAGAATTTGTATTGGTGTTGCCAAAGGTTTGGCATTTTTACATGAAGAGTCGGTGATAAAAATGGTTCATAGAGACATCAAGGCTACAAATGTGCTCTTGGACAGAGACCTTACTCCAAAGATCTCAGATTTTGGATTGGCTAAGCTTACGGAAGAAGAGAACACCCACATTACCACTAAAGTTGCTGGAACTAT AGGGTACATGGCACCAGAATATGCACTACGGGGAACCTTAACCTACAAAGCAGACGTATACAGTTTTGGGGTTCTTGCCCTGGAAATAGTTGCCGGAAAGAGTAACATGAAATTCCGGCCCAATGGAGATTTTATTTGTCTACTCGATTGG GCTGTTGATTTAAAAGAAAGGGAGAGTTTGATGGACTTAGTGGATCCTAGATTGGGTAATGATCTCAACAAAACTGAGGCCCTGAGAATGGTTGATATTGCTCTACTCTGCACTCAAAAGATCCCTACTCTTAGGCCCACGATGTCGGAAGTAGTGAATATGCTCGAGGGGACTACTAAAATTATGGAACCGGGCATATTTATAacttcatctgatgatgagtACAGGTTACAAGCACTCAGAATGCTTGACGAAGTGGAATATGATGAACATGTGAGTTTTAGAAAACCGACATCTTCTAGCTCCCACGACCTATATCCAAAGAGTCAGATTTCTTATGATTAA
- the LOC122595163 gene encoding probable leucine-rich repeat receptor-like serine/threonine-protein kinase At3g14840 isoform X2, with protein MSIHLDKSLRHLVLILTALLLLFEVANVQAQAQVGYLPPEEVNVLREIAQQLGKTDWNFSLNPCDNNSNWATPKSTARPLYNNTVVCDCSYPGDVCHVIYISLKGQDLKGVLPPSLAKLPYIKRIDLARNYLNGTIPPEWASTNLEYLSAIVNRLSGRIPTYLGNITSLVYLSLESNMFSGTVPAELGKLENLKNLVLNANNLSGELPVELNNLRNLEELRLSSNSFTGKIPSLESWKELRMLEMHASGMEGPIPASISFLSKLEELISDLSGEGSPRFPDLIGMKNIKKLMLRSCNITGTVPDYLSQMSKLKHLDLSFNHLYGTIPDLSGQNDLQNMYLTGNFLNGTIPRWFIEGDNTRNRDLSYNRFSETSIPTFCYESRNLFRSYIGANESDIAKCLNRCFKDYKSVHINCGGTKITTVDKTYEADQDIAGAAKFYHSNDSWGFSSTGTVDLDKKIYNAYKYTANNVSILTMEDSELYTVARLSPLSITYYGRCLANGRYTVTLHFAEIVIRANESYQSLGRRIFDVYVQGTIYLKDFDITKEAGGVDKAVIKRKENVLVTNNTLEIRFQYAGKGTTVAPMKGVFGPLISAISMESDFEPSNRSTFIAIGAVASVLCLVLVVLGISWQRGYIWNQISRKKELEGLDLQTGAFTYRQIKAATNNFADSNKLGEGGFGPVYKGALLDGTLIAVKQLSSKSKQGNREFVNEIGMIAGIRHPNVVRLHGCCVERKHLLLVYEYMENNSLAHALFEQDNTTTIQIDWPTRQRICIGVAKGLAFLHEESVIKMVHRDIKATNVLLDRDLTPKISDFGLAKLTEEENTHITTKVAGTIGYMAPEYALRGTLTYKADVYSFGVLALEIVAGKSNMKFRPNGDFICLLDWAVDLKERESLMDLVDPRLGNDLNKTEALRMVDIALLCTQKIPTLRPTMSEVVNMLEGTTKIMEPGIFITSSDDEYRLQALRMLDEVEYDEHVSFRKPTSSSSHDLYPKSQISYD; from the exons atgtcgaTACATTTGGATAAAAGTTTAAGACATTTGGTCCTAATATTGACTGCACTACTTCTGTTATTTGAAGTAGCCAATGTACAAGCGCAAGCTCAAGTTGGATATCTTCCTCCAGAAGAAG TGAACGTTCTCCGTGAAATAGCGCAACAGTTGGGTAAAACGGATTGGAATTTCAGCTTAAACCCATGCGATAATAATTCCAACTGGGCAACTCCGAAGTCGACAGCCAGACCTCTTTATAACAACACAGTTGTGTGTGATTGCTCCTACCCTGGGGATGTTTGTCATGTTATCTACAT ATCTCTTAAGGGGCAAGATCTTAAAGGTGTTCTTCCACCGTCCTTGGCAAAGTTACCATACATCAAAAGAAT tGATTTGGCCCGCAATTACTTAAATGGAACCATACCGCCAGAATGGGCTTCGACCAATCTGGAATACTT GTCTGCTATTGTGAATCGCTTGTCAGGAAGGATTCCAACATATTTGGGCAACATTACCTCACTTGTTTATTT gaGTCTGGAGAGCAACATGTTCTCTGGAACAGTTCCAGCTGAGCTTGGAAAGTTAGAAAATCTCAAAAATCT GGTCCTTAATGCAAATAATCTCTCTGGTGAGTTGCCGGTGGAGCTTAATAATCTGAGAAACTTGGAGGAACT CCGACTAAGTAGCAACAGTTTCACTGGAAAAATCCCAAGCCTTGAAAGCTGGAAAGAACTTCGGATGTT AGAGATGCATGCTAGTGGCATGGAAGGACCAATTCCAGCCAGCATTTCATTCTTGAGCAAATTGGAAGAATT AATCTCTGATTTAAGTGGAGAAGGTTCACCACGGTTTCCAGATCTAATTGGCatgaaaaacattaaaaagtt GATGTTGAGAAGCTGTAATATAACCGGGACGGTTCCTGATTATTTATCACAAATGTCCAAGCTGAAGCATCT TGATCTCAGTTTCAACCATCTGTATGGTACTATACCAGATCTAAGTGGACAAAATGATCTGCAAAATAT GTATCTTACTGGCAACTTCCTTAATGGTACCATTCCTCGTTGGTTCATAGAAGGAGACAATACGCG TAATAGAGATCTTTCATACAATCGCTTCAGTGAAACAAGTATTCCTACATTTTGTTATGAATCACG GAACTTATTCAGAAGCTACATTGGTGCGAATGAATC AGACATTGCAAAGTGCCTTAATCGTTGCTTCAAGG ACTACAAATCAGTTCATATCAATTGTGGCGGGACAAAAATTACTACCGTAGACAAGACTTATGAAGCAGATCAAGATATAGCTGGAGCAGCAAAGTTTTATCATTCAAATGATAGTTGGGGATTTAGTAGCACAGGAACTGTGGACCTAGATAAGAAAATATACAATGCATATAAATACACGGCAAATAATGTATCTATACTCACGATGGAAGACTCAGAACTTTACACGGTTGCTCGCCTCTCTCCACTGTCTATCACTTACTATGGTCGTTGCTTAGCAAACGGAAGGTATACGGTTACTCTACATTTTGCAGAGATTGTTATCAGGGCTAATGAATCTTACCAAAGTCTTGGAAGACGTATTTTTGATGTTTATGTCCAG GGAACTATTTATTTGAAGGATTTTGATATTACCAAAGAAGCGGGGGGTGTTGATAAGGCTgtaatcaaaagaaaagaaaatgttcTTGTGACTAATAATACGTTAGAAATTCGGTTTCAATATGCTGGAAAAGGTACGACGGTGGCCCCAATGAAAGGAGTGTTTGGACCTCTGATATCTGCCATTTCTATGGAGTCTG ATTTCGAACCAAGTAACAGAAGTACATTTATAGCCATTGGAGCGGTGGCTTCAGTGTTATGCCTCGTTCTCGTAGTTCTTGGTATCTCATGGCAGAGGGGTTATATATGGAATCAGATATCGCGTAAAAAAG AACTGGAAGGATTGGATTTGCAGACTGGAGCATTTACATATAGACAAATTAAAGCTGCCACTAACAATTTTGCTGATTCAAATAAACTTGGGGAAGGCGGTTTTGGACCAGTTTACAAG GGTGCACTACTAGATGGAACTCTAATTGCTGTGAAGCAACTTTCTTCTAAATCAAAGCAAGGAAACCGTGAATTTGTCAATGAGATAGGCATGATAGCTGGTATCCGACACCCTAATGTTGTAAGGCTACATGGCTGTTGTGTGGAACGCAAGCACCTACTCCTTGTTTACGAGTACATGGAGAATAATTCTCTGGCGCATGCTCTTTTTG AGCAGGATAACACAACCACAATTCAAATTGATTGGCCTACAAGACAAAGAATTTGTATTGGTGTTGCCAAAGGTTTGGCATTTTTACATGAAGAGTCGGTGATAAAAATGGTTCATAGAGACATCAAGGCTACAAATGTGCTCTTGGACAGAGACCTTACTCCAAAGATCTCAGATTTTGGATTGGCTAAGCTTACGGAAGAAGAGAACACCCACATTACCACTAAAGTTGCTGGAACTAT AGGGTACATGGCACCAGAATATGCACTACGGGGAACCTTAACCTACAAAGCAGACGTATACAGTTTTGGGGTTCTTGCCCTGGAAATAGTTGCCGGAAAGAGTAACATGAAATTCCGGCCCAATGGAGATTTTATTTGTCTACTCGATTGG GCTGTTGATTTAAAAGAAAGGGAGAGTTTGATGGACTTAGTGGATCCTAGATTGGGTAATGATCTCAACAAAACTGAGGCCCTGAGAATGGTTGATATTGCTCTACTCTGCACTCAAAAGATCCCTACTCTTAGGCCCACGATGTCGGAAGTAGTGAATATGCTCGAGGGGACTACTAAAATTATGGAACCGGGCATATTTATAacttcatctgatgatgagtACAGGTTACAAGCACTCAGAATGCTTGACGAAGTGGAATATGATGAACATGTGAGTTTTAGAAAACCGACATCTTCTAGCTCCCACGACCTATATCCAAAGAGTCAGATTTCTTATGATTAA
- the LOC122595163 gene encoding probable leucine-rich repeat receptor-like serine/threonine-protein kinase At3g14840 isoform X1, translated as MSIHLDKSLRHLVLILTALLLLFEVANVQAQAQVGYLPPEEVNVLREIAQQLGKTDWNFSLNPCDNNSNWATPKSTARPLYNNTVVCDCSYPGDVCHVIYISLKGQDLKGVLPPSLAKLPYIKRIDLARNYLNGTIPPEWASTNLEYLSAIVNRLSGRIPTYLGNITSLVYLSLESNMFSGTVPAELGKLENLKNLVLNANNLSGELPVELNNLRNLEELRLSSNSFTGKIPSLESWKELRMLEMHASGMEGPIPASISFLSKLEELRISDLSGEGSPRFPDLIGMKNIKKLMLRSCNITGTVPDYLSQMSKLKHLDLSFNHLYGTIPDLSGQNDLQNMYLTGNFLNGTIPRWFIEGDNTRNRDLSYNRFSETSIPTFCYESRNLFRSYIGANESDIAKCLNRCFKDYKSVHINCGGTKITTVDKTYEADQDIAGAAKFYHSNDSWGFSSTGTVDLDKKIYNAYKYTANNVSILTMEDSELYTVARLSPLSITYYGRCLANGRYTVTLHFAEIVIRANESYQSLGRRIFDVYVQGTIYLKDFDITKEAGGVDKAVIKRKENVLVTNNTLEIRFQYAGKGTTVAPMKGVFGPLISAISMESDFEPSNRSTFIAIGAVASVLCLVLVVLGISWQRGYIWNQISRKKELEGLDLQTGAFTYRQIKAATNNFADSNKLGEGGFGPVYKGALLDGTLIAVKQLSSKSKQGNREFVNEIGMIAGIRHPNVVRLHGCCVERKHLLLVYEYMENNSLAHALFEQDNTTTIQIDWPTRQRICIGVAKGLAFLHEESVIKMVHRDIKATNVLLDRDLTPKISDFGLAKLTEEENTHITTKVAGTIGYMAPEYALRGTLTYKADVYSFGVLALEIVAGKSNMKFRPNGDFICLLDWAVDLKERESLMDLVDPRLGNDLNKTEALRMVDIALLCTQKIPTLRPTMSEVVNMLEGTTKIMEPGIFITSSDDEYRLQALRMLDEVEYDEHVSFRKPTSSSSHDLYPKSQISYD; from the exons atgtcgaTACATTTGGATAAAAGTTTAAGACATTTGGTCCTAATATTGACTGCACTACTTCTGTTATTTGAAGTAGCCAATGTACAAGCGCAAGCTCAAGTTGGATATCTTCCTCCAGAAGAAG TGAACGTTCTCCGTGAAATAGCGCAACAGTTGGGTAAAACGGATTGGAATTTCAGCTTAAACCCATGCGATAATAATTCCAACTGGGCAACTCCGAAGTCGACAGCCAGACCTCTTTATAACAACACAGTTGTGTGTGATTGCTCCTACCCTGGGGATGTTTGTCATGTTATCTACAT ATCTCTTAAGGGGCAAGATCTTAAAGGTGTTCTTCCACCGTCCTTGGCAAAGTTACCATACATCAAAAGAAT tGATTTGGCCCGCAATTACTTAAATGGAACCATACCGCCAGAATGGGCTTCGACCAATCTGGAATACTT GTCTGCTATTGTGAATCGCTTGTCAGGAAGGATTCCAACATATTTGGGCAACATTACCTCACTTGTTTATTT gaGTCTGGAGAGCAACATGTTCTCTGGAACAGTTCCAGCTGAGCTTGGAAAGTTAGAAAATCTCAAAAATCT GGTCCTTAATGCAAATAATCTCTCTGGTGAGTTGCCGGTGGAGCTTAATAATCTGAGAAACTTGGAGGAACT CCGACTAAGTAGCAACAGTTTCACTGGAAAAATCCCAAGCCTTGAAAGCTGGAAAGAACTTCGGATGTT AGAGATGCATGCTAGTGGCATGGAAGGACCAATTCCAGCCAGCATTTCATTCTTGAGCAAATTGGAAGAATT AAGAATCTCTGATTTAAGTGGAGAAGGTTCACCACGGTTTCCAGATCTAATTGGCatgaaaaacattaaaaagtt GATGTTGAGAAGCTGTAATATAACCGGGACGGTTCCTGATTATTTATCACAAATGTCCAAGCTGAAGCATCT TGATCTCAGTTTCAACCATCTGTATGGTACTATACCAGATCTAAGTGGACAAAATGATCTGCAAAATAT GTATCTTACTGGCAACTTCCTTAATGGTACCATTCCTCGTTGGTTCATAGAAGGAGACAATACGCG TAATAGAGATCTTTCATACAATCGCTTCAGTGAAACAAGTATTCCTACATTTTGTTATGAATCACG GAACTTATTCAGAAGCTACATTGGTGCGAATGAATC AGACATTGCAAAGTGCCTTAATCGTTGCTTCAAGG ACTACAAATCAGTTCATATCAATTGTGGCGGGACAAAAATTACTACCGTAGACAAGACTTATGAAGCAGATCAAGATATAGCTGGAGCAGCAAAGTTTTATCATTCAAATGATAGTTGGGGATTTAGTAGCACAGGAACTGTGGACCTAGATAAGAAAATATACAATGCATATAAATACACGGCAAATAATGTATCTATACTCACGATGGAAGACTCAGAACTTTACACGGTTGCTCGCCTCTCTCCACTGTCTATCACTTACTATGGTCGTTGCTTAGCAAACGGAAGGTATACGGTTACTCTACATTTTGCAGAGATTGTTATCAGGGCTAATGAATCTTACCAAAGTCTTGGAAGACGTATTTTTGATGTTTATGTCCAG GGAACTATTTATTTGAAGGATTTTGATATTACCAAAGAAGCGGGGGGTGTTGATAAGGCTgtaatcaaaagaaaagaaaatgttcTTGTGACTAATAATACGTTAGAAATTCGGTTTCAATATGCTGGAAAAGGTACGACGGTGGCCCCAATGAAAGGAGTGTTTGGACCTCTGATATCTGCCATTTCTATGGAGTCTG ATTTCGAACCAAGTAACAGAAGTACATTTATAGCCATTGGAGCGGTGGCTTCAGTGTTATGCCTCGTTCTCGTAGTTCTTGGTATCTCATGGCAGAGGGGTTATATATGGAATCAGATATCGCGTAAAAAAG AACTGGAAGGATTGGATTTGCAGACTGGAGCATTTACATATAGACAAATTAAAGCTGCCACTAACAATTTTGCTGATTCAAATAAACTTGGGGAAGGCGGTTTTGGACCAGTTTACAAG GGTGCACTACTAGATGGAACTCTAATTGCTGTGAAGCAACTTTCTTCTAAATCAAAGCAAGGAAACCGTGAATTTGTCAATGAGATAGGCATGATAGCTGGTATCCGACACCCTAATGTTGTAAGGCTACATGGCTGTTGTGTGGAACGCAAGCACCTACTCCTTGTTTACGAGTACATGGAGAATAATTCTCTGGCGCATGCTCTTTTTG AGCAGGATAACACAACCACAATTCAAATTGATTGGCCTACAAGACAAAGAATTTGTATTGGTGTTGCCAAAGGTTTGGCATTTTTACATGAAGAGTCGGTGATAAAAATGGTTCATAGAGACATCAAGGCTACAAATGTGCTCTTGGACAGAGACCTTACTCCAAAGATCTCAGATTTTGGATTGGCTAAGCTTACGGAAGAAGAGAACACCCACATTACCACTAAAGTTGCTGGAACTAT AGGGTACATGGCACCAGAATATGCACTACGGGGAACCTTAACCTACAAAGCAGACGTATACAGTTTTGGGGTTCTTGCCCTGGAAATAGTTGCCGGAAAGAGTAACATGAAATTCCGGCCCAATGGAGATTTTATTTGTCTACTCGATTGG GCTGTTGATTTAAAAGAAAGGGAGAGTTTGATGGACTTAGTGGATCCTAGATTGGGTAATGATCTCAACAAAACTGAGGCCCTGAGAATGGTTGATATTGCTCTACTCTGCACTCAAAAGATCCCTACTCTTAGGCCCACGATGTCGGAAGTAGTGAATATGCTCGAGGGGACTACTAAAATTATGGAACCGGGCATATTTATAacttcatctgatgatgagtACAGGTTACAAGCACTCAGAATGCTTGACGAAGTGGAATATGATGAACATGTGAGTTTTAGAAAACCGACATCTTCTAGCTCCCACGACCTATATCCAAAGAGTCAGATTTCTTATGATTAA